One part of the Sphingopyxis sp. TUF1 genome encodes these proteins:
- a CDS encoding rod shape-determining protein MreD, whose product MNRKGPRLGEPASLWRMRIVPIASVMLASALPLMLPLIANSPVLPPLGLLFFLCWQLLRAEMWPVWIGLPLGLWDDLFSGAPIGTAVGLWTLASIAIAYSSQRIYWRGFLHDWAIAALLVAVIQPLAALITHPGADAARVLGLVVPQVVISVLLVPLFMRLTGMFDNFRLKRR is encoded by the coding sequence CGCCTCGCTGTGGCGGATGCGGATCGTGCCGATTGCGAGCGTGATGCTCGCCTCCGCGCTGCCGCTGATGCTGCCGCTGATCGCCAATTCGCCGGTGCTGCCACCGCTCGGCCTGCTCTTTTTTCTCTGCTGGCAATTGTTGCGCGCCGAAATGTGGCCGGTGTGGATCGGCCTGCCGCTCGGCCTGTGGGACGATCTGTTCAGCGGCGCGCCGATCGGCACCGCAGTCGGGCTGTGGACGCTGGCCAGCATCGCGATCGCCTATTCGTCGCAGCGCATCTATTGGCGGGGTTTTCTTCACGACTGGGCGATCGCCGCGCTGCTGGTCGCGGTTATTCAGCCGCTTGCCGCGCTCATCACCCATCCGGGGGCCGATGCCGCGCGCGTGCTGGGGCTGGTGGTGCCGCAGGTCGTCATTTCGGTGCTGCTGGTGCCGCTGTTCATGCGCCTGACCGGCATGTTTGACAATTTCCGCCTGAAACGCCGATAG